In one window of Nitrospirota bacterium DNA:
- a CDS encoding glycosyl transferase, producing MTDFYQTGVVATFHRLGAVALERIESELAWHCRERPIALVLPSLYSELQGEALKGILRELPSAGYIKEIIVTLGPATEEEFTHAQQFFSDLPQKTRIIWNTGPRIDAVYKAIESEGLPTGEHGKGRSVWMACGYVLSQQEFHAVAFHDCDILTYDRNLLARLCYPVVNPNLDYDFCKGYYSRVTDRMHGRMTRLLVTPLVRSLQKIFGHHPLLVFFDSFRYPLAGEFSMDSNLARVSKFPGDWGLEMGVLAEVYRNTSIRRVCQADLAENYEHKHQKLSPEDETQGLHKMAVDICKSVFRTLAAEGLVFSEGLFKTLLATYATTAQDMLKRYEDDAAINGLFFDRHQESLAVETFTKGIKKAARIIMDDPLGVPLISSWDRVTAAIPDILYRLKRAVEEDNAAVALATEQLASRR from the coding sequence ATGACGGATTTCTACCAGACGGGCGTCGTCGCCACCTTCCACCGGCTCGGTGCGGTCGCTCTCGAGCGCATCGAATCGGAGCTGGCGTGGCATTGCCGGGAACGGCCGATCGCCCTGGTGCTGCCTTCTCTCTACAGCGAGCTGCAGGGAGAGGCGCTCAAGGGGATACTCAGGGAGCTCCCCTCGGCCGGCTACATCAAGGAGATCATCGTCACTCTCGGGCCGGCAACGGAGGAGGAGTTCACCCATGCGCAGCAGTTCTTCTCCGATCTTCCCCAGAAGACGCGGATCATCTGGAACACGGGACCGAGGATCGATGCGGTCTACAAGGCGATAGAGTCCGAGGGGCTGCCTACGGGAGAGCACGGCAAAGGACGCTCGGTATGGATGGCCTGCGGCTACGTGCTTTCGCAGCAGGAGTTCCATGCCGTCGCCTTCCACGACTGCGACATTCTTACCTATGACCGGAACCTGCTCGCCCGCCTCTGTTACCCGGTGGTCAATCCCAACCTCGATTACGATTTCTGCAAAGGATATTACAGCAGGGTTACGGACCGGATGCACGGCAGGATGACACGGCTTCTCGTGACCCCGCTCGTACGCTCCCTCCAGAAGATCTTCGGCCACCATCCCCTCCTCGTCTTTTTCGACAGCTTCCGCTATCCCCTCGCCGGGGAGTTCTCCATGGACAGCAACCTGGCGCGGGTCAGCAAATTCCCCGGGGACTGGGGGCTCGAAATGGGCGTGCTCGCCGAGGTCTACCGGAATACCTCGATCCGGAGGGTCTGCCAGGCCGATCTCGCGGAGAACTACGAGCACAAGCACCAGAAGCTCTCGCCCGAGGACGAGACGCAGGGACTCCACAAGATGGCGGTCGATATCTGCAAATCCGTCTTCAGGACGCTCGCCGCAGAGGGGCTCGTCTTCTCCGAGGGACTGTTCAAGACCCTGCTCGCCACCTACGCCACGACAGCGCAGGACATGCTCAAGCGCTATGAAGACGACGCCGCGATAAACGGGCTGTTCTTCGACCGGCACCAGGAGAGCCTCGCGGTGGAGACCTTTACCAAGGGGATAAAGAAAGCGGCGAGGATCATCATGGATGACCCTCTCGGCGTTCCGCTCATTTCGAGCTGGGACAGGGTGACTGCGGCCATCCCCGATATCCTCTACCGGCTCAAGCGGGCGGTAGAGGAGGATAATGCGGCCGTCGCACTTGCTACAGAACAGCTTGCCTCCAGGAGGTAG
- a CDS encoding DUF5752 family protein translates to METATKPFEFRQCITILKATGRKAKNLRELRDVLAVINTESIFHHVYQYFLKGHILEYTNDFAQWAGIVLEERALSEQLSNIDPFAFDTTDALRHELVEVVDRYLRTFPDPGDVLPGEEFFFNQTVTLIFPSDIRAKNLAEFLIAMRYIDGSSIYYHFYEARTRLGSRMDDFAKWFEEVLGKQELAQRLRSVDLFMHSIEGIREHIIEAVEEEVRRGMYGALKETPALAR, encoded by the coding sequence ATGGAGACCGCAACCAAACCCTTCGAGTTCAGGCAGTGCATTACCATCCTGAAAGCAACCGGGAGGAAGGCGAAGAACCTCCGGGAGCTGCGGGACGTACTCGCCGTGATCAACACCGAATCCATATTCCATCACGTGTACCAGTATTTCCTGAAAGGCCACATCCTCGAATATACGAACGACTTCGCCCAGTGGGCGGGGATAGTCCTGGAAGAGCGGGCGCTCTCGGAGCAGCTCTCGAATATCGACCCGTTCGCCTTCGACACCACCGATGCGCTCCGTCATGAACTGGTGGAGGTCGTCGATCGCTATCTCCGTACGTTCCCGGACCCCGGCGACGTGCTGCCGGGAGAGGAGTTTTTCTTCAACCAGACCGTCACCCTCATCTTCCCGTCAGATATACGGGCGAAGAACCTCGCCGAGTTCCTCATCGCCATGCGCTACATCGACGGCAGCTCCATCTACTACCACTTCTACGAGGCGAGGACGCGTCTCGGCAGCAGGATGGACGACTTCGCGAAGTGGTTCGAGGAGGTCCTGGGCAAGCAGGAACTCGCGCAGCGGCTGCGCTCCGTCGACCTCTTCATGCACTCCATCGAGGGGATACGGGAGCACATCATCGAGGCGGTCGAGGAAGAGGTCAGGAGAGGCATGTACGGAGCGCTGAAGGAGACCCCTGCGCTTGCCCGGTAA
- a CDS encoding glycosyltransferase produces MLDQYAGIAPKADLMLLEQLGEELQGRSFLHVNSTRAGGGVAEILQRMLPILTAIGIDARWEVIEGDASFFDMTKKMHNALQGTPETITGTMWEHYADVNRRNAERLDLDADAVIIHDPQPAAFIDFKREGWWIWRCHIDVSNPVREVVDGIVRYARRYDAAVFSVARFAWAMGTDEFIIPPSIDPLSDKNREMDATEIRLVLDRLGIPTDRPIVLQVSRFDRFKDPIGVIQAYRMVKKYNDCILVLAGSPATDDPEGEVVLNEVREYAADDPDIYILLLPPFSDLDINALQRSATVILQKSLKEGFGLTVSEAMWKGKPIIGGAVGGIPLQIVHGVTGFLVHSVEGAAFRIRQFLNNPAMARRMGERSREYVRENFLITRQTRDYLSVWYTLEAGRKTVIEV; encoded by the coding sequence ATGCTTGACCAGTATGCCGGCATAGCGCCCAAGGCTGACCTGATGCTCCTCGAGCAGCTCGGGGAGGAGCTGCAGGGCAGGTCGTTCCTGCATGTCAACTCGACCCGCGCCGGCGGCGGCGTCGCCGAGATACTGCAGCGGATGCTCCCGATCCTCACTGCCATCGGCATCGACGCCCGCTGGGAGGTGATCGAGGGCGACGCGAGCTTCTTCGATATGACCAAGAAGATGCATAACGCCCTTCAGGGCACCCCCGAGACGATAACGGGGACCATGTGGGAGCACTACGCCGATGTCAACAGGAGGAACGCGGAACGGCTCGACCTCGACGCCGATGCCGTCATCATCCACGATCCGCAACCGGCGGCATTCATCGATTTCAAGCGGGAGGGGTGGTGGATCTGGCGGTGCCATATCGATGTGTCGAACCCGGTGCGCGAGGTTGTGGACGGCATCGTCCGCTACGCGCGGCGGTACGACGCCGCGGTCTTTTCGGTCGCGCGGTTCGCATGGGCGATGGGCACCGATGAGTTCATCATTCCGCCGTCCATCGACCCTCTCAGCGATAAGAACAGGGAGATGGACGCCACCGAGATCCGCCTGGTCCTCGACCGGCTCGGGATACCCACGGACCGTCCGATCGTCCTGCAGGTCTCCCGCTTCGACAGGTTCAAGGACCCGATCGGCGTGATTCAGGCCTACCGCATGGTCAAGAAATACAACGACTGCATCCTCGTCCTCGCCGGCAGCCCCGCCACGGACGACCCCGAAGGAGAGGTGGTGCTCAACGAGGTGAGGGAGTATGCTGCGGACGACCCGGACATTTATATCCTGCTCCTGCCTCCCTTCAGCGACCTCGATATCAACGCGCTGCAGCGCAGCGCCACCGTCATCCTCCAGAAGTCGCTCAAGGAGGGGTTCGGCCTGACGGTCTCGGAAGCGATGTGGAAGGGGAAGCCGATCATCGGCGGCGCGGTGGGCGGCATTCCGCTCCAGATCGTCCACGGCGTCACCGGGTTCCTCGTCCATTCGGTCGAAGGCGCCGCTTTCCGGATACGGCAGTTCCTGAACAACCCGGCAATGGCGCGGCGCATGGGCGAGCGGAGCAGGGAGTATGTGCGCGAGAATTTCCTCATAACGCGCCAGACACGGGACTATCTTTCGGTGTGGTATACGCTCGAAGCGGGAAGAAAGACGGTCATCGAGGTCTGA
- the treY gene encoding malto-oligosyltrehalose synthase produces the protein MTIATPDPYETRIPVSTYRLQFNYQFTFADARKIVGYLYDLGISDIYASPYFKAKKGSLHGYDIVDPNTLNPEIGTGEEYDELVRALQERGMGQLLDIVPNHMCVTGEENAWWMDILENGPSSRYAEFYDIDWNPVKKELYRKVLLPFLGDQYGRVLERQELLLHFDHGAFFVTYYENKFPLNTRTCLFIISYRLDDLKQRLAEDDEDLIELLSIATALQHLPSYDEKSDEKVDELYREKEIVKKRLWTLYSRSEAIRRFIDETVRLFNGQKGDPSSFDPLHALLEQQPYRLTHWRVATDEINYRRFFDINQIAGVRMESIRVFNETHRLTLALVGSGKVTGLRVDHPDGLYNPSEYFRWLQKGCFINMRGALLGDPKAPLPLSLDNHEAGPANEPLRRYEEILRERPDYKPFYIVGEKILTKGERMPEDWPIFSTTGYVFMNSLNGIFVATEHARDFDLLYERFIKERKSFPDIVYEKKKLIMQVAMSSEVNTLGYRLNSLAESDRHTRDFTLNSLIGAIVEVIAFFPVYRTYTNTCEVNETDRRYIEIAAAKAKRKNRAISEYIYDFLRDVLLLRFPEDFTEQQKQEWLYFVTKFQQLTGPVMAKGLEDTSFYVYNRLVSLNEVGGSPDRFGIPLETFHGQNLERIKYWPHALIASSTHDAKRSEDVRARINVLSEIPAEWRAALVRWKRFNRKRKPVAEGRPVPDPNDEYLYYQTLVGAWPFGTLDEAGYGAFTARIKEYMLKAVREGKVNSSWINMNGPYEDALMTFVDATMDNAPDNEFRRDIEAFQKVIAAYGIFNSLSQTVLKITSPGVPDFYQGTELWALSLVDPDNRRPVDYGVRARMLAELKAREEEDIPGLLGELLASVEDGRVKLFVTRKALTYRRDRSDLFARGEYVALHAVGERADHLCAFARRLETLTALTIVPRFVTRLAAPGKGPPLGERVWGETAVVLPFDKGETPYRNLFTGEIVRAREHNGAAALLLRDVLAHFPVALLERSV, from the coding sequence ATGACTATCGCTACGCCGGATCCGTACGAAACGAGAATACCCGTCTCAACCTATCGGCTCCAGTTCAACTATCAATTCACGTTCGCCGACGCGCGGAAGATCGTCGGGTACCTCTACGACCTCGGCATCAGCGATATCTACGCCTCTCCTTACTTCAAAGCGAAGAAGGGGAGCCTCCACGGCTACGATATCGTCGATCCCAATACGCTGAATCCCGAGATCGGCACCGGGGAGGAGTACGACGAGCTCGTCCGGGCCCTGCAGGAGCGCGGGATGGGCCAACTCCTCGACATCGTTCCCAATCACATGTGCGTCACCGGCGAGGAGAACGCATGGTGGATGGATATCCTCGAGAACGGCCCGAGCTCGCGCTATGCGGAGTTCTACGATATCGACTGGAACCCCGTAAAAAAGGAGCTTTACCGCAAGGTCCTCCTGCCCTTCCTGGGAGATCAGTACGGGAGGGTCCTCGAACGGCAGGAGCTGCTGCTCCATTTCGACCACGGCGCCTTCTTCGTCACCTACTACGAAAACAAGTTTCCGCTCAACACCAGGACCTGTCTCTTCATTATCAGTTATCGCCTCGACGACCTGAAGCAGCGGCTCGCGGAGGACGACGAAGACCTCATCGAGCTCCTCAGCATCGCGACCGCCCTGCAGCACCTCCCCTCGTACGACGAGAAGAGCGACGAGAAGGTGGACGAGCTCTACCGGGAGAAAGAGATCGTCAAGAAGCGGCTCTGGACTCTCTACTCCCGGAGCGAAGCGATCCGGCGCTTCATCGATGAGACGGTCCGGCTCTTCAACGGACAGAAGGGCGACCCGTCGAGCTTCGACCCGCTTCACGCGCTGCTCGAACAGCAGCCGTACCGCCTTACCCATTGGCGCGTGGCGACCGACGAGATCAACTACCGCCGCTTTTTCGACATCAACCAGATCGCCGGGGTGAGAATGGAGAGCATCCGGGTGTTCAACGAGACCCACCGGCTCACCCTCGCGCTCGTGGGGAGCGGGAAGGTGACGGGGCTCCGCGTCGATCACCCCGACGGGCTCTATAACCCTTCGGAATATTTCCGCTGGCTCCAGAAAGGCTGCTTCATAAATATGAGGGGCGCGCTGCTGGGAGACCCGAAAGCTCCGCTCCCGCTCTCGCTCGATAATCACGAGGCCGGCCCCGCGAACGAGCCCCTGCGCCGCTACGAGGAGATCCTGCGCGAGCGCCCCGATTACAAGCCGTTCTACATCGTCGGAGAGAAGATCCTGACCAAGGGAGAGCGCATGCCCGAGGACTGGCCGATCTTCAGCACCACGGGATATGTCTTCATGAACTCGCTCAACGGCATCTTCGTCGCGACCGAGCACGCGCGGGATTTCGATCTCCTGTATGAGCGGTTCATCAAGGAACGGAAATCGTTTCCCGATATCGTCTACGAAAAGAAGAAACTGATCATGCAGGTCGCGATGTCGAGCGAGGTGAACACGCTCGGCTATCGCCTCAACTCCCTTGCGGAAAGCGACCGCCACACCAGGGATTTCACCCTCAACAGCCTCATCGGCGCCATCGTGGAGGTGATCGCGTTCTTTCCCGTTTACCGGACCTATACGAACACCTGCGAGGTGAACGAAACGGACCGGCGGTACATCGAGATCGCGGCAGCCAAGGCGAAGCGGAAGAACCGTGCGATCAGCGAATACATCTACGATTTTCTCAGGGATGTCCTCCTGCTCAGGTTTCCCGAAGACTTCACCGAGCAGCAGAAGCAGGAATGGCTCTACTTCGTCACGAAGTTCCAGCAGCTGACCGGCCCGGTCATGGCGAAGGGGCTCGAGGATACGTCGTTCTATGTCTACAATCGCCTCGTCTCCCTTAACGAGGTGGGCGGCAGCCCGGACCGCTTCGGGATCCCCCTCGAGACCTTTCACGGTCAGAACCTGGAGCGTATCAAGTACTGGCCCCATGCGCTGATCGCGTCGTCGACGCACGACGCGAAGCGGAGCGAGGACGTGCGGGCGCGCATCAACGTGCTTTCGGAGATCCCCGCCGAGTGGCGGGCAGCGCTCGTGAGGTGGAAGCGCTTCAACAGAAAGAGGAAGCCCGTCGCCGAGGGCAGACCGGTACCGGACCCCAACGATGAGTACCTGTATTACCAGACCCTCGTCGGGGCCTGGCCCTTCGGCACGCTGGATGAGGCCGGCTACGGGGCGTTCACGGCGCGCATCAAGGAATACATGCTCAAGGCGGTGCGGGAGGGAAAGGTCAATTCGAGCTGGATCAACATGAACGGACCCTACGAGGACGCCCTGATGACGTTCGTCGACGCCACGATGGACAATGCCCCGGACAACGAATTCAGGAGGGATATCGAGGCGTTCCAGAAGGTGATTGCCGCATACGGCATATTCAACTCCCTTTCACAGACCGTGCTGAAGATAACCTCCCCCGGCGTGCCCGATTTCTATCAGGGCACCGAGCTCTGGGCCCTCAGCCTCGTCGACCCCGACAACCGCCGGCCGGTCGACTACGGGGTGCGGGCGCGCATGCTCGCGGAGCTGAAAGCGAGAGAGGAGGAGGATATCCCCGGGCTGCTCGGGGAGTTGCTCGCTTCTGTCGAGGACGGGCGGGTGAAGCTCTTCGTCACCCGCAAGGCGCTCACCTACCGGCGGGACCGGAGTGACCTCTTCGCACGGGGTGAGTATGTCGCCCTCCATGCCGTAGGGGAGAGGGCGGACCACCTCTGCGCCTTTGCCCGACGGCTCGAGACGCTGACCGCCCTTACCATAGTCCCGCGCTTTGTCACCCGGCTGGCGGCCCCCGGGAAAGGCCCGCCCCTCGGCGAGAGGGTGTGGGGGGAGACCGCGGTCGTGCTCCCCTTCGACAAGGGGGAGACGCCGTACCGGAACCTGTTCACCGGCGAGATCGTGCGCGCCCGCGAGCACAACGGCGCCGCAGCGCTGCTCCTGCGCGACGTGCTCGCACATTTCCCTGTGGCCCTCCTGGAAAGGAGTGTATAA